attatcactatattattatatattatatataatataccagaAAAATTGGACCAAACCGGTAAAATTGGTAGTACCAGTTTAGGGATCTAACTGGTGCGATATcgattcttcaaatctcaaaaccgatGTATACTAgttcggttctaaaatatgttcaaaaccagaccgaaccggaccgttTACACCCCTATAACTAAAGATAAGAAGGAGACagctttttataagaaataaaagtaGAACGAGAATGGGAAGTAGGGGACTTACTAAAACCTTGATCTGAAACGGCACGAGCAGTAGCTAGTTTGCATTTATAATCTTGCAGATAATTGGGTGCTCTACGAGCTCTAGATGATTGCTTAATAGCTACAGGAAGAACCTATGtaaaaggggaagaagaagatagattGTGGATATTTGAATGAGGGGAAAGATCTGAAACAAAAGGCACATTTGAGGGAAGAGAAATATCATAGATTGGATAAGCTAGAACAATTGAGGAATGATTTGAAACAACAAAATCTGAGGAGgaactgaaagaaaaaatagtttcaaaGAAAACTACATCTCGTTAGATAAGGAGATATTGGTTCTCAAGATCAAATACCTTGTAACCTTTAATGCCAAAAGGAGATATTGGTTCCATACGCCTGACTTCTATGCTTCTAAGGGTAGCATTCAAGAGGTGTTAGTGTTTTCTCTCAACTACACCATTTTGCTGTTGCGTTTCTACAcaagattttttatgaatgcTACCCTTAGAAGCATAGAAGTCAGGCGTATGGAATTCAATACCAGTTTAAGTTTGTCCAAGTTTGTCAAACCTTAACTAATGTTTATGGTTCTGCAGCCATTTACCAGTTTAAATGTAGCTAAATATGAGTTTGAATATAGCTGAAAATGCAGGAGAGAAATAGTATTCTGATTCATGCTTTGCACACTTAAGGTGGTCAGAACCCCGGATCAAACAccattcatttatttcttttgttattcGTGTGCCTAAATATCACAGTAATCTGCTCAGCTAGATGCTGCAGCTACACAGAAATATCTCAGCACGTTAGTACCAAGAGCAACTACTTCACAATCACAGACACCATGACATGGGAGCTTCAGTCTTCAAGGCAATGTATAGTCTGCAAAGCAGAGCAAGTGAATTTattaccaaaaaacaaaaaaacagagagTAGCTGTTCCAATCGTTGAAGGAGCatggaagaaattgaaaagCAGAAAGAGAGGGTGAGTAAATTGTGTTTACATACCTCCACACTTGTATCCCACTGGACGATCAGCTATATTGCAGCGTTTGGGGATGGTCACTGCAACCTCTGGTTTAGCCCCGGAACTTTTAGCTGTGTTAGAAAGCATAGCagcacaaaggcattttgggttCTGGCCAATCTTTTTCACCTGACTGCAGCATCGATCAGAAACATGAGCCCTCACATCTTGTGCGGCTGATGCACATGGAGCTAGTTTAAATGCTTCCATGTCAGGAGAAGATTTCCCACATTCACCAGCCCCATAAACCTCATCAATGGCAGCAATACCTACAACAACAAGAAGCACTAGAAACCAAATGTACTTCATTGGAACTTGTATTTCTCTGATGCACTGCCCACACCAACTCTGCGGACTTTTATAGTGTAACAGGCAGCTCAAGAAGTGTTCACGCGTAAAACCCACAAAAGATAGTGGATACAGCACTAGAGTAAAGGCATGTTTGTTTATTGCAGCACCTACTCCGGAAGTGGGTTTTATAGCCGATGAGGATAGTGCTTCCTTCTCGATCATTGATCATTCGACTTTATTTTTTGTCCTTCTCGAAAAGGATCAAACTTTCATGGGCAGCTGACAGCAAGGCAGAGGACAAGTATGACTCATTTGACAAATTCCAGGGAATTCAGATCCTTGAAATTGTTGTTTTATACTATGACAAGATTTATACTGCCATGGTGCaagga
This window of the Juglans regia cultivar Chandler chromosome 12, Walnut 2.0, whole genome shotgun sequence genome carries:
- the LOC109012015 gene encoding uncharacterized protein LOC109012015, producing the protein MKYIWFLVLLVVVGIAAIDEVYGAGECGKSSPDMEAFKLAPCASAAQDVRAHVSDRCCSQVKKIGQNPKCLCAAMLSNTAKSSGAKPEVAVTIPKRCNIADRPVGYKCGDYTLP